One stretch of Natrinema salaciae DNA includes these proteins:
- a CDS encoding S1C family serine protease, whose product MNDSRLDRRSLLAAAGAGLAGAVAGCAEPRADSSIEGDSSYSIDRGNLAEGSAFTELYNALIESVTQVRVFGVEDPNTGNEGRGQGSGFLYDDRHVVTNDHVIADGEAADLQYITGDWTSTTLVGRDYYSDLAVLEVDHVPEQATPLSLTDRRPVVGQQVAAIGNPYGLEGSMSAGIVSGVDRTLDLPQRRFSYPNVIQTDAAVNPGNSGGPLVDLEGTVVGVINSGGGDNIGFAISAALADRVVPALVDTGSYDHSYMGIGLRTVDRLVAEANDLETATGVLVTDVVGGSAAAGVLRPSTRTVQRRGESIPVGGDVILEFDGRSIPDRHALSTYLALETSPGDTLSVRLRRNSRTLTTDLTLGTRPSIR is encoded by the coding sequence ATGAACGATTCCCGACTGGATCGTCGCTCGCTCCTTGCGGCCGCGGGAGCGGGACTCGCCGGCGCCGTCGCCGGCTGCGCCGAACCCCGGGCCGACAGTTCGATCGAGGGCGACTCCTCGTACAGCATCGACCGGGGGAACCTCGCGGAGGGATCCGCGTTCACCGAACTCTACAACGCGCTCATCGAATCGGTCACACAGGTCCGCGTGTTCGGTGTCGAAGACCCCAACACGGGCAACGAAGGGCGGGGGCAGGGCTCCGGGTTCCTCTACGACGACCGCCACGTCGTCACCAACGACCACGTGATCGCCGACGGCGAAGCCGCGGACCTCCAGTACATCACCGGCGACTGGACGAGCACCACGCTCGTCGGCCGCGACTACTACAGCGATCTGGCCGTCCTCGAGGTCGACCACGTTCCCGAGCAGGCGACCCCGCTGTCTCTCACGGATCGACGCCCCGTCGTCGGCCAGCAGGTGGCCGCCATCGGCAATCCTTACGGCCTCGAGGGCTCGATGTCGGCGGGGATCGTCAGCGGCGTCGACCGGACGCTCGATCTCCCGCAGCGGCGCTTCTCCTACCCCAACGTGATCCAGACCGACGCGGCCGTCAACCCCGGCAACAGCGGCGGTCCGCTCGTCGACCTCGAGGGAACCGTCGTCGGCGTCATCAACTCCGGCGGCGGCGACAACATCGGGTTCGCGATCTCGGCGGCCCTCGCCGATCGCGTCGTCCCGGCGCTCGTCGATACCGGCTCGTACGACCACTCCTACATGGGCATCGGGCTCAGAACCGTCGATCGGCTCGTGGCCGAGGCGAACGATCTCGAGACGGCGACCGGCGTCCTCGTCACCGATGTCGTCGGTGGCTCGGCCGCCGCCGGCGTCCTTCGGCCGTCGACGCGGACCGTCCAGCGACGCGGCGAATCGATCCCCGTCGGTGGCGACGTGATCCTCGAGTTCGACGGCCGTTCGATTCCTGACCGCCACGCCCTCTCGACGTACCTCGCGCTCGAGACCAGCCCGGGCGACACGCTGTCGGTTCGCCTCCGGCGGAACAGCCGGACGCTCACTACCGACCTGACGCTCGGTACTCGCCCGTCGATCCGATGA